The Planctellipticum variicoloris DNA window GACGCTGCTGGCGCTGCAGCCGGTCGAAAAATCCAGCGGCGAGATCGTCCAGCGGCAGCTCGCGGCTGCGGCCGGGCTGGTCGGCGTGCCGGCCGCCATCCTCAGCGACGAGGGTTCGGATCTTCTCGGCGGCGCTCAGCGTTTCCGCGAACAGCACCCGACGACGCAGGTGCTGCACGACATCGCCCACAAGACGGCGATCGTGCTCAAGCACGAACTGCTCGCCGATCCGCGGTGGATCGCGTTCGTCAAACACTGCGGGCAGACGCAGCCACGGGTGAAGCAGACGGAACTCGGACACCTTGCTCCCCCCACGCAGAAAGTCAAAGGGCGTTACTTGAACTTGGGGCCGCTGATCGGCTGGGGCGCCCGCATGCTGCGGCTGATCGACACGCCCGCGGCCGAACGTCCCGCGGGTCTCGACCTGACGCGGCTCGAGGAGAAGTTCGGCTGGATCCGCGACTTCCGGGAGGCGCTCGTGGACTGGAACGACTTGCAGGCGGTCAAGGACCACATGCTGGAGTTCCTGCGCGTGGCGGGCTACCACGCCGCCGCCGGCGAGACGCTGCGCCGGCAACTGGAGACGGTGGCCCGAACGCCTGCCGGTGAGCGTGCGGCGGCGCGGCTGGTGGAGTTCGTGAGCGAGCAGTCGAGCGGCGTGCTCCCCGGACAGAGTCTGCCGGCCAGCAGCGAAGTGCTGGAATCGCTGATCGGCAAGGGCAAGCGTTTGCAGGGCCAGCACAGCCGCGGCGGCTTTACGAAACTGATTCTGGGGATGGCCGCGTCGGTCGTGCGGATCAGCGAGGAAAAGATCTGCGAAGCCCTGAACGCCGTGCGGCATCGCGACCTGCTCGCGTGGATCGACGACCACTTAGGCAAGTCGCTGACAGCCCAGCGCCGCCAGGCCCTCCCCGTCCTTCCAGGAACAAAAGCCGGATCAACCGGGACCGCCAACAATTGACGATTTCGCGCAGCCCAGGCGGAGCCTGGGAACCAGTGTTTCGGGGGCCGTACTCGCCGTCAAAGGCGAGCAGGTCACCGCGATGTTACAATCTCGCCCCAGTCCGACATCTCTATACCCCATCCGGGACGCACCCCCTCATGCCCCGCTTCCACATCCTCTGCGGCCTGCTGACCGCGTTCCTCACGGCTTCGCAGCTCCACGCCCAGCAGCTCGTCCCCCCGTCTCCGCCCGACACGATCACGTTCGAAAAGGACATCGTCTACGGCAAGACCGGCGACACCGAGCTCAAGCTCGACCTCTCCCGCCCGAAGAACTCCGCCCAGCCGCTCCCCTGCATCGTCGTCATTCACGGCGGCGCCTGGCGGGCCGGCAACAAGCCCGGGCACGACAACCTGACCTGGCTGTTCGCCGAGAAAGGCTACGTCTCCGCCACCATCGGCTACCGCTTCTGCCCGCAGCACCCGTTCCCGGCCCAGATCGAAGACGCCAAATGCGCGGTCCGCTTCCTCCGGGCTCACGCGAACGAGTACGGGATCGACCCGGATCGCATCGGCGCCATCGGCTTCTCCGCCGGGGCTCATTTGTCACTGATGCTCGGCGTGATGGGGAAGGACGACGGTCTCGAAGGAGACGGCGGCTGGGCCGATCAGCCCAGCCAGGTCAATGCCGTCGTCTCCTACTTCGGCCCGACGGAACTGGGAGCCGAGGACATCCCCGAAATCAGCAAGCCCCTCGTGAAGGATTTCATTGGCGGTCTGGCGACCGAGAAGCCGGAAGAAGCAAAGCGGGCTTCGCCGAATACGTACGTCACGAAGGGAGACGCGCCGATTCTGTTCTTCCAGGGGACGAAAGACCCGCTCGTCCCGCACACGCAGGTCTACCGCATGATCGAAACGCTCACGAAGGCCGAAGTCCCGGCCCGGGCGGAAATCCTCGTCGGCGCCGGTCACGGCTGGGGCGGCAAAGATCTTGCACGGACGCTCGCCGAAACCGTCGACTTCTTCGACGAGAACCTCAAACCCACCACCCGCAAATAAGCCCCTCTTCGACTTCTCTTAGCCCCCGGCCATTCAGGCCGGGGGCCGCTCTTTCACTCCCCCCTCAGCCGCCCCGCAATCTCGCTCCATCGCGCAAACGGCTCAAACGCCACCCCTTCCGCCGCGAGATTCTCCGCCAGCCAGCTCTTCGCAAACCGCCGACCGTCCCGCACCAGTCGGATCGCCTCCAGATCGGGCCGGCCGTCCCCCGCAAACGCCACGTCGTCAAACTTGGCCAGCGCGGCCTGCACCACCGCGGCTTTATCAATCCCCCGGCGTTCATGCCGGAACTCCGCTTCCGCCGGCAGCTCCATCACCAGCCCGGTCCCCTCCACGAACTGCCCCGGATTGGCGATCACCGCCGCCTCGATCCCGTAACGCTCCAGCAACAGGTCGATGTACCACCGGCAGCCCGCCGAGACGACCGCCAACTGCCAGCCCGCATCATGCAGAGTCCGCCACGCCGCTCCAGCCTGCGGGTCGAACCCCGTCCGCTCGACGAGCTCCAGAATCTCCGGCAGCGTCTTCGGGCCGACCAGGAACACCCGCCGCAGCATTTCAAACAGCGACATCCGCCCCGCCAGAAACTCCTCCCAATAGGGCGGCCGCCGCTCCTCCGGCAGCGCCTCCAGAATCGTCTCATAGAAATCGACGTCTGTCAGCGTCCCATCGAAGTCGGTAATGAACAGTTTGCGGTGCGTGGCGGTGGGTGATGGCAAGGGCATTGGATTTTTGTCAGTGGTCAGTGGTCAGTCGCGGTAGGGTGAGTCGAGTCTTCGAGGCTCACCGCTCTTGGCTCTTGGCGTTCATCGAATTTCCCCCCCTCAGGGCGCCGCATACACCACCTTCCCCCCCAGATACGTCGCCCGCACCTGGACCTCCTTGATCGCCTCCTCAGGGCACGTCAGCAGGTCCGTTTCCAGGATTGCGAAATCGGCCAGTTTCCCCGGCTCCAGCGAACCGCGATCCTTTTCGGCGAACAGCACCCAGGCGTTGTTCGTCGTATACAGCCGCAGCGCCTCTTCACGCGAAATTTTTTGCTCCGAATGCAGTGCCGTTCCGCCGGCCCGCGGCTGCCGGGTGATCGCGATCCACATCCCCAGGAACGGGTTGTACGGATTGACCGACCGCAGGCTGCCGATTTTCTGCATGTGATCCGAGCCGCCTCCCACGATCACGCCGGCATCGAACAGCGATCGGTACGGCTGAAACCACGTCAGCCGCTCGTCGCCGAAGTGCTCCCGCAGCGTGTGTCCGTCGAGCCACAGCCAGGCCGGCTGCAGGTCCGCCACGACTCCCAGCTCCTTCATCTGCGAGATCGCCTCCGGCGACATGAAATTGCAGTGCGTGATGCAGGGCCGGCGGGGGGCCACCGGCAGATCGCGGTTGATCGCCGCGTACGCTTCCAGCAGAGCATGGACCGCCCCGTCCCCGACC harbors:
- a CDS encoding HAD-IB family phosphatase translates to MPSPTATHRKLFITDFDGTLTDVDFYETILEALPEERRPPYWEEFLAGRMSLFEMLRRVFLVGPKTLPEILELVERTGFDPQAGAAWRTLHDAGWQLAVVSAGCRWYIDLLLERYGIEAAVIANPGQFVEGTGLVMELPAEAEFRHERRGIDKAAVVQAALAKFDDVAFAGDGRPDLEAIRLVRDGRRFAKSWLAENLAAEGVAFEPFARWSEIAGRLRGE
- a CDS encoding alpha/beta hydrolase gives rise to the protein MPRFHILCGLLTAFLTASQLHAQQLVPPSPPDTITFEKDIVYGKTGDTELKLDLSRPKNSAQPLPCIVVIHGGAWRAGNKPGHDNLTWLFAEKGYVSATIGYRFCPQHPFPAQIEDAKCAVRFLRAHANEYGIDPDRIGAIGFSAGAHLSLMLGVMGKDDGLEGDGGWADQPSQVNAVVSYFGPTELGAEDIPEISKPLVKDFIGGLATEKPEEAKRASPNTYVTKGDAPILFFQGTKDPLVPHTQVYRMIETLTKAEVPARAEILVGAGHGWGGKDLARTLAETVDFFDENLKPTTRK